ACCGAAGGCGGTAGCCACATCGAGCCGCACCTTCAGGTCCGGAAGTTCGGCTGTGATACTGGCCAGTTCGGCCAGCGACTGCTCGCGGGTACGGTTGATGTTTGCCAGGTTATGCTGTTCACTGGCCGAGGTAACGTAAGCGACTTCACGGATACCGCAACGGTAGGCGTTCTTGGCCCCCACCAGGTTGGGTACCAAGGCCAGGGGGACAAAATCAGTACCTTGATGCTTGGCGCAGACCGCTTCGGCAATTTCAGCGGCGTCAGCCATCTGAGGGATGGCCTTGGGGTGAACGAAAGACGTGACTTCCATCTTACGCACCCCGGCAGCAATCAGCTGCTCAATCACTTGCAGTTTCATTGCTGTAGGAATAAAGGTCTTGATATTTTGAAAGCCGTCGCGGGGGCCGACTTCCACTACCTCGACGCGGGCAGGAAATTCCATCATGCTTATCACCAGCTTATATAATTTCTTGTTCTTTTAAGGCTGCGATCTCGTCGGCGCTTAAGCCAAGCAGGTCGCGGTACACTTCATCGTTGTGCTGTCCGAGGAGCGGCGCCGGCGTCCTAACGCAGGGCTTGGTGTCGGACATTTTAATGTGCGTGCCAGCAATCTTCATGCGGCCGGCTTTGGGGTGATCGATTTCGATAAACATTTCACGGGCACCGGCGATATGCGGATCATTTACCACCTTGTCAATAGTGTTGATAGGCGCCGCCGGTACCCCGGCCGCGAGCAGCGCGTCGACGAGTTCGTCCACCGTTTTGGTCATCGTCCAGGCCTCAACCAGCTTTTTCACTTCTTCATGGTTTTGTACACGCTTGTAATTCTTGTCAAATTCAGGCCGGAAGGCTAAGTCAGGATCACCCATGAGTTCACATACCTTTTGCCATAATTTGTCATTGGCAGCGCCAATAACCAAGCTGCCGTCCTTAGCCCGGAAGGAATCATAGGGATAGGTGGACTCGTAGCGGTTGCCAATGCGCTGAGGAATACGTCCTTCCACCAAGTAAATCTGGTTAATGATTTCCAGGCTGGCGACGGCCGAATCGACCAAGGCCACATCCACTTTCTGACCAATTCCGGTTACATCGCGATAGCGCAAAGCAGCTAAAATGCCAATTGTGACCGACAGGCCGGCAAGCACGTCGGCCATGGCCGTGCCGGTGCGGGTAGGTTCCCCGCCCGGCCAGCCGGTGGTGCTCATCAGGCCGCTCATAGCCTGACCGATGATATCATAGCCTGGGCGGTCTTTATATGGTCCGTAGTGGCCAAAGCCGGACACGCAGCCATAAATGAGCCGGGGATTGACTTTTTTCAGGTCTTCATAGCCAAGACCCAGTTTTTCCATCGTACCCGGCCGGTAGTTTTCAACGACAATGTCGGCCTTTTTCACCATTTCCAGGAATATTTCCTTGCCCCGGCCTTTGAGATTAAGGGTAATACCTTTTTTGTTTCGGTTGAGATTCATGTAATACGAGCTTTCGCCATTGACAAAGGGCCCGAACTGGCGACTGTCGTCCCCTTTTTTCGGCACCTCAATCTTAATTACTTCTGCCCCCATGTCAGCTAACATCATGGTGCAGAAGGGTCCGGCCAGGACCCGGGTCAGATCGAGAACCCGTACTCCGTGAAGCGCTCCTTGGTATTCCATGACTAATCCTCCTAAATCGTCTTTTTCAGGTATGGCACCAAGCCGCCTTCATTAATTAGTTCCAGAATATGGGCGGGAATTCTGGTGCCTTGGTAAGTCTCTTGCCGCGTAATATTGCGGATAATACCGGTCTCCAGGTCGATCTCGATGGTATCACCGTTTTGGATTTTATCGGCGTCAGAACACTCAATGACCGGAATGCCCAGGTTGATGGCATTACGATAGAAAATGCGGGCAAAAAATTTCGCGACAATAGCGCCAACCCCCAGGTACTTAAGCGTTAGCGGCGACGTCTCGCGACTCGAGCCAGAACCGAAGTTGGCCCCGGCCACCAGAATGTCACCTTTTTGCACTTTGGCGGCAAAATCGGGATCGATGGCACTCATAGCATATTTTGCCGCCTCGGCAATACTGAGTTCCATGTACTGGGGCGGCGAAATGATATCGGTGTTGATGTTGTCACCGTATTTATGCACTTTTCCGCGTACTATCGCGCTCATAAGCTCCCTCCCTAGAAAAATTCGCGCGGGTCGGTAATGACGCCGGTAATAGCGCTAGCGGCAACCACCATTGGTGATGCCAGGTAAATGCCAGCGTTTTTACTGCCCATACGGCCGATAAAATTACGGTTAGTCGACGAAATACAATACTCGCCATCGGCCAGCAAGCCCGAGTGCAGACCTACGCACACGCCGCAGGTCGGTGCCATCACGATCGCCCCCGCCTCAGCCAGTATGGACAGAATACCGTCAGCGGCAGCGCGCCGCCAGGTTTCATGCGATGCCG
This genomic interval from Sporolituus thermophilus DSM 23256 contains the following:
- a CDS encoding CaiB/BaiF CoA transferase family protein, which produces MEYQGALHGVRVLDLTRVLAGPFCTMMLADMGAEVIKIEVPKKGDDSRQFGPFVNGESSYYMNLNRNKKGITLNLKGRGKEIFLEMVKKADIVVENYRPGTMEKLGLGYEDLKKVNPRLIYGCVSGFGHYGPYKDRPGYDIIGQAMSGLMSTTGWPGGEPTRTGTAMADVLAGLSVTIGILAALRYRDVTGIGQKVDVALVDSAVASLEIINQIYLVEGRIPQRIGNRYESTYPYDSFRAKDGSLVIGAANDKLWQKVCELMGDPDLAFRPEFDKNYKRVQNHEEVKKLVEAWTMTKTVDELVDALLAAGVPAAPINTIDKVVNDPHIAGAREMFIEIDHPKAGRMKIAGTHIKMSDTKPCVRTPAPLLGQHNDEVYRDLLGLSADEIAALKEQEII
- a CDS encoding 3-isopropylmalate dehydratase small subunit; its protein translation is MSAIVRGKVHKYGDNINTDIISPPQYMELSIAEAAKYAMSAIDPDFAAKVQKGDILVAGANFGSGSSRETSPLTLKYLGVGAIVAKFFARIFYRNAINLGIPVIECSDADKIQNGDTIEIDLETGIIRNITRQETYQGTRIPAHILELINEGGLVPYLKKTI